The genome window GAGCAAGCAGCGCAAAATTAAAGATGTGCACAAATTTGTGGTGCTCAACCATATTTTATCATCATACATTGCAACCGTTGCATCAGCGGTAATATCAAAAAGCCATTACAAGGCACCGGCAGAAAATTTAAAATTAATTAAAAAGAGTATAGCCGTCCTTAATGATTCAAACAAAAAGCTTGACGGCCAGATTGTTGAATTAAATTCACCCAGGCAGGTAACAATGAATCCTGAAACCGAACCCCGTGCAGCTACGGCTGATGACTTATTATTAAAAGAACAATTAGGCTTTATTAATAAAATAAGTATTGATATTGCAAGGGTAACGGATAGCATTGTGAATTAATTCAATGCAGTTTACTATCCGGCCGACTGTCAATATTTGAAACTTACCGGCCACGCAACAATTAAGTTACATCTCAGCAATTAAACCTTGTTACAGTTATCTTTATCTATAGATTAAAAAACTGAAAAACGATGAGAAAATTTTTGTTAATGTGCTGCTTCCTTGTTGGAATTACAGCAATGGCCCACGCACAAGGAGGCCGCCAGCGAATGAGTCCTGACGAACAGGCTAAGCAATTGCAAACGCAACTAAAGCTAACTGATGATCAGACCACTAAAATAACGGCAATCTTTAAAACACAGGCCACTAAAATGGATAGCGTTAGAACTGCGGCTAATGGTGACAGAGATGCGATGAGAGCGGCAATGGGCCCGATCAGGACTGCTGCAAGCGACCAGATCAAAGCGCTTTTGACACCGGAACAAGCTACCGCTTACCAAAAAATGATGGAAGAGATGCGCGCCAGAATGCAAGGCGGTGGCAGGGGGAACTAGTCCCGCAATTTCAATTTTTAACTAAAAGCCCCCGGTTAACCGGAGGCTTTTACTATTTTCGCGAAAAATTTTAACATTGGTAAAATCAAAAGAGTTCATCAGGGAAAAGTTAGCGGAAAGAGCCGGAGCCGGTACATACCGGTCATTAAAACCGGATAACACGCTGGTTGATTTCTGTTCAAATGATTATTTGGGTTTTGCAGGCTCCCACGAACTAAAAAGCAAAATTGAGATTGAATTAAGTAAACGTCTTTTTATCAAAAACGGCGCTACCGGCTCCAGGCTGTTAGCGGGCAACTCAGATTATACCGAAGAAACCGAGCGGTTTATATCAGCCTTGCACAACAGCGAAGCCGGCTTACTATTTAATTCCGGCTACGATGCTAACCTCGGTTTATTTTCATCCCTCCCCCAGCGCGGGGATACAATAATTTTAGACGAGCTGGCGCACGCGTCAATAATTGACGGGGCCCGGCTTAGTTTTGCAAACCGCTACACGTTTAAGCATAACGACCTCGATAGCCTTGAAGAGAAGCTACGGCTTGCAAAAGGCATTTGTTACGTAGCAATTGAAAGTGTTTATTCAATGGATGGCGACACTGCACCCATTGCGGCGATAGCGAAACTCGCAGAAAGGTTTGGCGCTGCATTAATAGTTGATGAAGCACATGCTGTCGGATTGCATGGTTTGGGGCTGGTTGATGAGCAGTTACAAAAACAGGTTTTCGCACGGGTTATTACTTTTGGAAAAGCCTTGGGCTGTCATGGCGCTATTGTATTAGGAAGCAATGAGTTACGCCAATATCTTATCAACTATGCCCGATCGTTCATTTATACCACAGCTGCATCTCCGCACCAGGTGGCAGCTGTAAAAGCGGCGTATGAATTGCTGCTGAATTCAAAAAGCGAAATAGAGATGCTTGAAAACAACATCCGGCTATTTAAACAAAACGTAAATACCAATATATCGCTTATTCAAAGCGATAACGCCATACAATGCGTTATATTGAAAAGCAATATAAAGGCAAAGGCTATTGCGGCGGAGTTGCAAAACAACGGGCTGGACGTGCGCGCCATTTTAAGCCCGACTGTAGCACCGGGAAGTGAAAGAATCAGGATTTGCCTGCACTCGTTTAACAAAACGAACGATATAATTTTATTAACAAACATCATAAACAAATTTGCTGATGCCTGACAGAACCATATTTATAACAGGAATAGGAACCGGAATAGGAAAAACGATAGTTTCGGCAGCACTGGTTGAAAAACTAAAAGCCGATTACTGGAAACCCGTTCAGTCCGGAGATTTAGATAACAGCGATACACTAAAAGTGAAAAGCTTAATAACCAATTCTGTTTCTGTTTTTCATCCGGAAACCTACCGGCTAACACAGCCTTTCTCGCCGCATAAATCGGCTGCTATTGATGGAATAACCATCAATAGAAATAATTTCGTTATTCCTGAAACCCGCAATACTTTAGTTATTGAAGGTGCAGGTGGTTTAATGGTACCGCTCAGCGATAACTTTTTAATGATAGACCTGATTAGGCAATTAAACGCCGAAGTAATGTTGGTTTCACAAAATTACCTTGGAAGTATAAATCATACGCTTCTGTCGATAGATGCTTTAAGAAGCAGAAACATACCGGTAAAAGGTATCATTTTTAACGGATTAAAAGATATCTATTCAAAAGAATTTATTTTGGATTACAGCGGAGTTGAGTTGCTTGGCCATGTTCCGGAATATAACCCAATCAACAAAAAGGCAATAATTGATGCCGGAAATTATATTTCTTTTTAGGTTGTAATATTTATAAGTGTTAAAATTGCCGGAGCGATTACCCCCCGCTACTTACCAATATTTTAACCTTTAAAAGTTTACAATAGCTAACTTACAAATATGGAAAACATTACGGTAATAGGCTCCGGAACAATGGGCAATGGGATTGCGCATACTTTCGCGCAACATGGATTTAAAGTTACGCTGGTTGATATTAATCAGGATGCACTTAAACGGGCAATAACAACCATTGCCGGCAACCTTGACCGCCAGGTAAAAAAAGGGGCTATTGACGAGCAATTAAAAGCCTTGACCCTAAATAACATTACAACTTTTACTGATCTGCAAACAGCGGTTGCAAATGCCGACCTGGTAATAGAGGCAGCCACTGAAAACCAGGAGATAAAACTAAACCTGTTCAAACAGCTCAGCGATTATTGCAAAGCAGGGGCTATCCTTGCGTCAAATACTTCATCCATCTCTATAACCCAAATTGCGTCAGTTACAAAAGTGCCGGGCAATGTCATTGGAATGCATTTTATGAACCCGGTGCCGGTAATGAAGCTTGTTGAGGTAATTCGCGGGTACGCTACTACCGATGCGGTTACCAATATAATTATGGATCTCTCAAAGCAGCTGGATAAAGTTCCTGTTGAGGTTAATGATTACCCCGGGTTTGTAGCCAACCGCATCCTGATGCCGATGATTAACGAAGCTATTTATACGCTTTATGAAGGCGTTGCCGGCGTTGAGGAAATTGATACTGTTATGAAGTTAGGAATGGCTCATCCGATGGGGCCACTTCAACTGGCCGATTTTATTGGACTGGATGTTTGCCTCGCAATTTTAAATGTACTGCATAAAGGTTTTGGAAACCCCAAATATGCGCCCTGTCCCCTATTGGTAAACATGGTAACGGCCGGGCACAATGGTGTAAAAACGGGCAGCGGCTTTTATAAATATACGCCAGGAAGTAAAGACCTGGTAGTTGCTGATAAGTTTAGTTAAAGAGATTAGCATTTGGAGGACAGCGGTTAGGTAAAAGCACTCCTTTACTCACCGCCCCCAATTTCTAGTCTCTAAAAATTAAACCTTTTTTCTCCCAATTTGTCTTACCTGGTATATTTTATTCAAATAAAAACATACCAATGAAGACAATATCAAAATTAGGAATGGTAGCCGCTTTGGCAGGTTCATTGTTCCTTGCATCATGTGCAGGCAGTTATTATGTAGCGGAACAACCCGTTGAACCTGTTTACGTGCGTCCTGTGTCACCATATGCCGGTGCAGTTTGGGTTGACGGCGACTGGGGTTATAGCGGTGGCAGATACGTTTACCGCAGAGGCTATTGGGCAAGGCCAAGGGCAGGTCGTGCATACGTAAGCGGCGGATGGGTACACTCAAACCGGGGCTACGCATGGCGCAGAGGACACTGGAGGTAATAAGAAGTAACCGTTGGCAGTGGGCAGTTGCTTAAATTTCCGATTGCGTACTGCTCACTGCCAACTAACTACATCCGCTCTGGTACTTTAATTCCCAACAATTTCATGGCCTTGTTAATCACTTTTCCCGACGCCGCAGAAAGCTGCAACCTGAATTGCTTTGCCGATTCGTCTTCTGCCTGCAAAATAGACTTTTCGTGATAGAATTTATTATAGATTTTGGCCAGTTCATATACATAATTGGCGATTATAGCCGGGCTATATCCATCTGCAGCTGTTTGGATGATCCCCGGGAATTGGGTTAATGATACGATAAGATCACGCTCTTCCGGTGCTAATTCCGTTACCGTCATTCCTGTGCCGGTAATTTGTGCCCTGCTTAAAACCGACCTGATCCGCGCATGGGTATATTGAATAAACGGCCCGGTATGCCCCTGGAAATCAACCGACTCTTCCGGGTTAAATAACAGGCGTTTTTTAGGATCAACCTTTAAAAGAAAGTACTTTAGCGCACCCATCCCAATGGTATGGTATAATTCCTGTTTTTCATCTTCGCTAAAATCAGCCACCTTGCCCATCGCTTCAGTTTGTTCTTTAGCTGTGTTCTCCATTTGTTCAATCAGGTCATCAGCGTCAACAACGGTCCCTTCACGTGATTTCATTTTTCCTGAGGGGAGGTCAACCATCCCATAAGATAAATGATAAAGGCCCGCAGCGCCCTCTTTACCAAGTTTGTTAAGAATAGTGAAGAGTACTTTGAAATGGTAATCCTGCTCATTGCCTACCACATAGATCGACTTGTCCATGTGAAAGTCGTTATACTTTAATTGCGCGGTGCCCATGTCCTGGGTTATATATACCGACGTACCGTCAGAACGCAAAACAAGTTTTTCGTCAAGCCCTTCGGCGGTAAGGTCAATCCAAACCGAGCCATCGTCTTTTTTAAAGAAAACGCCCTTTTCAAGTCCTTCATCTACAATATCTTTCCCCAATAAATAGGTATCAGATTCATAATAGAATTTATCAAAAGCAACGCCCAGTTTTTTGTAGGTGTCAGCAAAACCGGTGTAAACCCAGTTATTCATGGTTTTCCAGAGGCTAATTACTTGTTCGTTACCAGCTTCCCATTGCTGCAGCATTTGCTGGGCTTCTTTTATCACCGGTGCATTCTTTTTCGCATCATCCTCGGTTTGCCCCCCGGCTTTCAGTTCCTCTATCTGCTTTTTATATTCTTTATCAAATATGACATAGTATTTTCCCACCAGGTGATCGCCTTTCATTCCGGTTGATTCCGGTGTTTCCCCTGCACCAAACTTTTGCCATGCCAGCATAGATTTACAAATATGAATCCCCCTGTCATTTACCAGGTTGGTTTTTATCACCTTGTAACCTGCTGCATCCAAAATTTCGGCCACTGAAAATCCGAGTAAATTATTGCGTACATGGCCCAGGTGCAGCGGTTTATTAGTATTTGGCGAAGAATATTCAACCATAACGCTTTTGCCGTTGGGTTTAGCTACGGCAAAGCTATCAGGCAGAATTTCATTATATAATTGGTTTATCCAGTAATGGTCTGTTATTGATAAATTGAGGAAGCCTTTAATTACGTTAAACCCTGATACCTCTTTCAAATCACTTTGCAGGAACTCTCCTATCTCTTTCCCGGTTTGCTCAGGCGATTTCTTAGAGAACCTGGTAAAAGGAAAAGTAACTACGGTAACCTGCCCCTCAAACTCTTTGCGGGTTTCCTGAAGGTTTATATCGGCAATGGTAATATCAGTATTGTATAGGTGTTTAACAGCTTTAAGGGTGGCCTCAATAATAAAATCCATGGTGCAAAAATACAAATTTTAGTCCGAAAGTTGGGAAAGTCAGTGAAGCCCGTGAGACAATGATTGGAGAATATTTGTCTTCCGGGCTTTAATTATCTTCGGGAGTCCCCGACTTTCGGACTTTCCCGACTAAACTCACTACCTTTGCCAATTCTATTAACCATTTATGACACTTAGCAACAGCGAATTTAAATTAGATGTAACATCCGAAATTGGAAACCTGCGCGCATTACTTATCCATAGCCCTGATAATGGCCTTGGTAAAGTAGTACCCTCAAAAGCACAAGACTGGCTTTTTGAAGATATTGTACACCTGGACACCATGCGTAAAAATGAATACGACTATTACGTAAAGCTCCTGATGTATTTTTTAGATCCGGACAAAATTAAAGGACAGTTGGCAAAGATTGATGCCGAAGAAAATAACCGGTCGTTTTATAAGCCCGACGATAAAAAGTTTCATGCATCGAACAAGGTTATCGAGATCCAGACCTTGCTCGAAGATATTTTGCAGGATACGGATATCCGCAAAAACCTGGTTGCTGCAGTTTGTGCTATTGAGGGTTGCAATTACCGCCTGCAAACAGAGCTGACAGATACAGCAGCGGCAGAACTTGCCAAAATCATCATCTCCGGTTCGTTAAATAAAGACGAGATGATCTTTGCCCCTATCCCTAACCTTATCTTTTCAAGGGATATCGGCATCGCCATAAATAACTTTATGCTTTTAAATAAACCGGCAAAAAAAGCAAGGGCGCGCGAAACATTGATAATGCGGTATATTTTTTTCAATCACACACTATTCGCTTCCTATCGCAATAATATATTGGAGATCCCCGAAACTGTGCAGCATTTTTTACGCCCTGGCGAAGATAACGACCAAAAAACAACTTTAGAGGGCGGGGACGTGATGATGGTAAGCCCGCAGCATTTAATAATTGGCTGCAGTGAGCGCACATCCGTAAGCGGGGCCAACGAAGCAATTAAACTACTGTTTAAAAACGATGTGGTGAAAAAAGTAACTATTGTTAAAATCCCGCACAAGCGCGACTATATGCATATTGATACCATTTTTACCCAGGTAAAACGTAACATGTGGGTATTGCTGCGGTCGCTGGCAATTACTGAAAGCCCCGAAGAGCAGGATGAGCCGATTGCATGGTTCACCGATAAAAAGGGAAAAGACAAGGTAGAAATAGTGCAGTTTAGAAAAGGTAAGAAAACAAAAACTTTTAATACCATAGAAGATCTGTTGGCAGATGTTAGCGAACGGGATTTGGAAAGCAAGGAAAAAACACAGTTTGTTTATTCTGGCGGTGACATTTTCCCCTACAATTCACGCGAACAATGGACTGACTCATGCAACCTGCTCGCAATAAAAGAAGGCGTGGTGTTAGGCTATGACCGTAATGATAAAACTGTTGAAGCGTTTAAAGAAAAAGGGTTCAAAATTATAAAAGTTGCCGACCTGTTGACGAAATTTGAAAGTGGCGAACTCGACCCTGACAGCATGACTGATACATTGATCCTGATGCCATCGGCAGAACTTTCAAGGGCACGGGGCGGTTTTCATTGTATGAGTATGCCTTTAATGAGGGATAAAATTTTATAGTTAGCGGCTGATGGTTCATGGCAGCTGCAGCTACCGGAATTATCAGCCATTAAGTAAGAGCGTCCGGCTATGAACAATGAATTTTTAAAGATGAACACTAACAACCAATCCACATCTCACCTATTAATGATCAGGCCGGTTAACTTCGGCTTTAACGAAGAAACAGCTGGCAGTAATGCGTTCCAAAACAGGCACGCTCCTAAAGAGGGCGTAAACGGGAAAGCACAACAGGAGTTTGACCGGATGGTGAATACCCTTTGCAGCAACGGCGTTGATGTAACGGTAATTGATGATACACTTCAGCCATATACGCCCGATTCAATATTTCCAAATAACTGGGTATCTTTCCATGCGGACGGAAGCGTTTTTTTATATCCTATGCAGGCTGAAAACCGCAGACTGGAACGCAGGGAAGATATTATAGCTAAACTGGAAGACAACTTTTCGGTAAAGCGTGTTACAGATTTAAGCCGGTTTGAACTGGAACATAAATTTCTTGAAGGTACCGGAAGCATGGTGCTCGACAGGGTGAACAAAATCGCTTATGCTTGCCTTTCTCCCCGCACAGACCCTGAAGTATTAGCGCTGTTTTGCGAGCAGGCCGGTTATAAACCTATTAGTTTTGATGCCGTTGATGAAAAAGGTAAAGCGATTTACCATACCAATGTGCTGATGTGCATAGGCAGCGGGTTTGCTGTAATTTGTATGGACAGCATTCCAAACCCGCATGAAAGAGTTGTTGTTAAAGAATCATTGCTGGCAATGCATAAAGAAATAATTGATATTTCTTTTGAACAGATGAACCAGTTTGCAGGCAACATGTTGGAAGTAAGGAATGCCGCCGAAGAAACTTTAATTGTGATGAGTAAAAATGCATATAATGCACTATTGGCCGGTCAAAAATCAGCTTTGGAAAAATATGGTAAGCTTGTTTACTCAGATCTTAACACCATTGAAATAAATGGCGGCGGGAGCGCAAGATGCATGATGGCAGAGGTACACCTGCCGCCCGGCTCCTGATGGATAAAAATCATTGCGGATTAACAATAATATGCATTTCGGTCAATTAGTGCTAATAATTTAATTTTCATCAGAAAGCAGGATGGTTTGAGAGACAGAAGAGCAGTCGGTATTGAACGACACATCTCCCTTTGCACTGCTTTTTAATGTTTTTATAATCTTTCCGTTTACAATCAGCTTATAGATAACATCTGGCGTTAACTGACCCGCTACATAACTAATGGTGTTACCGGATATTTTACTGATATTTTGCACCCATTCCCGTTGTCGGTTTCCCGGTTTTTTAATAATTAGGGTGAGCGGACCTTCGGTGATTGCCTGTAGGGAAGATTGTGTGTTGTTACCCTCAAAATAATTCAGCTGATTTATTTTAGCATTAAAACCAAAGTCTTTCCCTGATACAATCTTAAACTTTTCATTAGACACCGAATACCTGTTGTTATCGAGTTTTATGGTAAGGCGCTGTCCCCTGAAGTTACATTTCAAGGCTGTTCCCGCAAGTTCCGGAGTAATATGCGGATTAAGATAAAAGCGATTATATAACGGATTGATCCCATAAATAGCATGGTATAAACCCACTATGGAAAGGCTGTTGCCTGATAAAATATCGTCTCCCTGGCCATCCTGTTTTACCCTGCTGTAGCGCTGAAATGCCAACCCATCTTTGCTATATTGGTTGAGCACATTTTTCACATATTTAACCGCCAGTTCTGGTTTATATTCGGCATACGCTTTTACTGCCACCGAACCCCACGACAAGAAAAGATCGCCATTTTCATAAGATGGAAAAGGATATTGTGACGCCTTCCCTTCACCCGGCGCATAAGTTGTCATGGCTAACGGCCAAAAGAATAGTTTTTCCTGCTCCATTTGGGTCTCTATTCCATCGAGAATTAGTTTCCGCCGGTCGTTGTTATCACAAATGCCATAAGCAATTGCCATAAAATTTACCGGGGTAACCATATTACGGCCGTGCACAGTTTTGTCCTTGTCTATCCAATGCACATAACACTTTTTTTCCTCATCCCAAAAGCCACCTTCTGAAGTTGGCTTGTTAAAGCTAACCTTTAGCCTGGCTGCAAACTTTTCATACCCGTTAGCTTTTGAGTCGTTGCCCAGCTGCCGTTCAATAGCTGCCCAGTTTACCAGCGCGTGGTAAAGCTTGGCATTTACAAATGCGTTTTCATAAGAAGCCCAAATGATATCTATCCAGTCACTGCTTTTATGTTGCGATTGCAGGTCGGTCATCATTTCAACCAGACCATTGCCGTTAGTATCCCTGTCTATAATCCAATTAAGCGCCTGCTCACAGGTTGGTTGTTGTTTTTTTACCCAGGCCTTATCCCCTGTCATATCATATAACTCAGCAACATTGGTGACAAAATCAGGATTCGAATCCATTAAAATCCCCCATTGGGCCTCATAAAAACCGTCTTTATTACCTTGCCCCGGCATCATGTCCTCATCGGTGTATGCCCAGCGGGAAAATACCCGTCCATCAGGCTTAATAGCATGATCGCGGTAAAAATCAAGGCAGCTTTTATAACCCTTAAGATATTCAGGGTCATTAATACCCAGCCCAAGTTGCGCAATGTATTGTTCATGCAGGCATATGGGGCCGTAAGGGGTATGCCAGCTGTTCCCGCCAAAATGCAGTGAATCAATTACGCCAATCCTGGCGATGGTATTTAACACGGCACTTACCTGCCCGCCATTGATCCCCACAAATTTACCGCGGCCATATTTCTCGTTAAAATCAAAATAGCTTAAAGTAATCGTTTGCGACTCCTTAGCCGCAGATCGCTCGAAAGGTGCCCAAACGTTTGTGCTGTTTCGAATAAACCGTCTCCTGTTTGTACCACTATCCAGGCGGAAGGTCATGTCTTTATCTGACACGGAGATCCCGCAATACAGCCTGTCATCGCCGGTTCTGGTATATTTCATGGCCACTTTTTGGCCGGGCGCCTCAACTGTTATGTTAAGCCCGTTGCCGGTTTTACTATCCCAAAAACTTGAAGACCGGGTATGTACGCCATAAGTACATAATTTCTCATTAAATAAATAAAACCAAGCTAAACCGCCATATCCCTGGTAAGCTCCTTCCCAGGTGTTGATGCTATCAAAATTAAACACGGGGGCGTAGGTTTCTTCCACTTTGGTTACTTCAGAAAACTTTCGCTCAATCCTCCATTTAACAGCCTTTCCCGTGGTGGTAAAAATCCAGTCCTCCGTTATTGTCAGGTTAGCCCCTCCATATCGGATTCCGTTTATCTCAAACCCGTTTTTTGTTTTTATTAAAGCGGGAGCTGCTTTTAACTGTAAAGATGAATACGTTTTGCCGCCAACGTTCACCGACGTAAAAATTCCGTCGACGCTGCTTATTACTTTTCGTCCGTTTACAAGTAGTGAGGTGATACGCGCGCTACCGCCATAACTAAGCACCATAGTGATGTTATGCCCTTTAATTGTGAGCGTTTTATCCTTTTTGTTGATCAGCGAGGTACTGGCACCTGCGATGCCGTAACCTAAAAAAAGCATCGTAAAAACACAAAGTAAAATATTCGTTTTCCTGTAAAACATAAAATTTGCCATTTGCAGGTCGCTTTAGTGAGCAAAGTTAAGGTGATTATAAACTATAAAGACTTGCTATAAATTAAAGAATTAATCTGGTCGCTAACTAATAAGTTACCTATTTTTTGTCATAAGTCGCCGGTTTGTTAGCAACGTTAAATAAATTCAGGCAGTCTTTATTTCCAACAAAAGGCATCTCAATATTTAATTGTTTCTATTTGGACAGGGCCAAGTAATCCTGATGCCTCCAAACTACTTTGCGGAGTAAAGGTATTGTAGTTTGTCCACGTTTTTCTTTCAGCAACTGGCAACATGCTATCGCCGACCAAGCGGTTCACCCATGTATTAACAACTTTTATTTCGACAGTATTTATGCCATTTTTAAGGGCTTTGGTTATGTCAACTTTATAAGGTGCGGTCCAAACACCACCCATATCAACACCATTAACTTTAACTTTGGCTATCCCTTTTACCATCCCCAGGTCAAGGAAAACCACCGTGCTTTTTTTTGTACCCTGCATACTAAATGTATTATGGTACCACGCAGAACCTGAGTAATACTTTATACTATCATTGGCGTTTTTACTCCAGTCGGTTAAAGTGTTAAAAACAACAGGCTTTACCGGGCCCCGCATTTTTGAGTCATATTTTACTTTCCAGGGGGTGTTAATTGTAACCGCTTTTATCGGATCCGGATAATTTTCCCGGTGGGTATCTCCCTTTTTTCCGGGCTTTGTAAATACAATGAAAGCACTTTCCAATGGTGCGAGTGAAAGCGGCACACTTGTGGTTGAACTATTTTGCGTATAAGCCGGCAAAACGCGAACCTTGCCCGTGGCCGGGTCCCATAACTCCGGGCGTTTACCTGCTATCCTGAACTTAGGGTTGATAGCTATCGATTTATTTGTTTGATTGGACAAAAAGTACACCGAACCTTTCTGCAGTCTTCGGTGAATAAAGAGAACAGAATCTGTTTTTTCAGTTTTTATATCGGGAATCACCTTCACCAGGTTTAACGCTTCCTGTAAAGACATGCCGTCAATAACCATCCCCAGGCCCAATTTGTTCACTTTAACAGTTTTGCCGTCAATATTCCCCCATAATTCATCGGCAAGTTTTTGAACATGGTTATCGGCAGCCGGATAATTTTGTAAACTTGGTGAGCGCATCGGTTTTGGCCCCAGTACAACTGCACCCTGCTTAACCAACTCACTGATCTTTAAAAGCAGCTCCGGCCGTATAGTCTCTAATTTCGGCAAAACGAGGATGCTGTAATTTAAACCATCGGGTAACATCAATTTACCATTTTTTACCGCAAGGCGTGTCTTTATTACTTCACCGTTTATGTAATCAAAAGAATAACCCAAAGGCAGTTCAGGGTCTTGGGTACCGGTCATTTTTGGGGCATCCTCACTTATAAAATAGGCAACGTCGGCAACATATTTACCCTGCTGTAACATCATATTGCAGCGTTTTATATATTTTATAAATATATCCATATCATAAAACCAGGTGTTATGCCGGTTAAATTCATTACCAAATGGAGCATTCACCCCTGGAAATTTATCTTCATAAGGTTGTTCAATGTAAACATGCATCAACGTATTGTTAATACCTTCTGTAAAAAAACGGTCGGCCCGCTGTTTCATCATAGCCGGATAACGGGAATACGAGGCACCGCCGCAGGTAAATGACTCGGCCGACACTTTGTTTTTTCCATAAATATGCGCACATGAGGAGGCTGCCCTGTTCTCTATGTTACCCAGGCTACCCTCACTCCAAAACTCTCCGCCAACCTCGTCAGACTGCCCGCCATATTGTAAAAATTCGCCCGGGAAACCCCAGTGTCCATAATTTTCCAGCCACGTAGTCAACCCATGTTCATGGCTGATTTCCCTCAGGCCGGCTACGTATTGATAAGCGACATTATCGGCAATAAACCGCCTTAAATCCCAAAGGAACCGATCTGACTGATCTTCGCTTCCCACAACCGTTCCCTGCAGTACAGGAATGTAGGGAACAGGATCGTAACCGTAAACTTTTTTAAAGTTCTCCACTAAATGATCACTCCAGTTCTGGCCCCCTGTTTCGTAGCTATCTTCAACGGTTACCTTCCACGTTTTCCTATCCGCTGCAGGAATCCGTCGCTGAATTTC of Mucilaginibacter xinganensis contains these proteins:
- a CDS encoding alpha-L-rhamnosidase-related protein, which encodes MANFMFYRKTNILLCVFTMLFLGYGIAGASTSLINKKDKTLTIKGHNITMVLSYGGSARITSLLVNGRKVISSVDGIFTSVNVGGKTYSSLQLKAAPALIKTKNGFEINGIRYGGANLTITEDWIFTTTGKAVKWRIERKFSEVTKVEETYAPVFNFDSINTWEGAYQGYGGLAWFYLFNEKLCTYGVHTRSSSFWDSKTGNGLNITVEAPGQKVAMKYTRTGDDRLYCGISVSDKDMTFRLDSGTNRRRFIRNSTNVWAPFERSAAKESQTITLSYFDFNEKYGRGKFVGINGGQVSAVLNTIARIGVIDSLHFGGNSWHTPYGPICLHEQYIAQLGLGINDPEYLKGYKSCLDFYRDHAIKPDGRVFSRWAYTDEDMMPGQGNKDGFYEAQWGILMDSNPDFVTNVAELYDMTGDKAWVKKQQPTCEQALNWIIDRDTNGNGLVEMMTDLQSQHKSSDWIDIIWASYENAFVNAKLYHALVNWAAIERQLGNDSKANGYEKFAARLKVSFNKPTSEGGFWDEEKKCYVHWIDKDKTVHGRNMVTPVNFMAIAYGICDNNDRRKLILDGIETQMEQEKLFFWPLAMTTYAPGEGKASQYPFPSYENGDLFLSWGSVAVKAYAEYKPELAVKYVKNVLNQYSKDGLAFQRYSRVKQDGQGDDILSGNSLSIVGLYHAIYGINPLYNRFYLNPHITPELAGTALKCNFRGQRLTIKLDNNRYSVSNEKFKIVSGKDFGFNAKINQLNYFEGNNTQSSLQAITEGPLTLIIKKPGNRQREWVQNISKISGNTISYVAGQLTPDVIYKLIVNGKIIKTLKSSAKGDVSFNTDCSSVSQTILLSDEN
- a CDS encoding glycosyl hydrolase, giving the protein MRAIHLTATVSFVLNFIFIGALSHVCLADSYLDTGKTTVPAANMLKLEKDFISIPNAVQTSIYWYWISGNISKQGVIRDLESMKKVGINRAFIGNIGLTEVPNGKVKLFSNEWWDIMHTALKTATKLGIEIGIFNSPGWSQSGGPWVKPEQAMRYLTSSKITVSGQQTINLKLVQPQKDFQDVRVIAYPVPAGYNSDISSIKPVLKSSPEINNLNELFDNNYKTGVKLKEKQGFTIDISTPAAYTVRSLVISPDTKAMSFDGDIQVLLNGTYQSIKHFSVDRSNNALNVGFSPHGPAAISIPATKSASYRIVFTNASADAGINELKLSGTPVVENYIEKTLAKMWQTPYPYWTAYQWQQQPAVDDKSYLIDPAKVLDISKYMAADGTLKWQVPAGNWMIERTGMTPTQVQNSPAPPEGTGLEADKMSKKHIRAHFDAFLGEIQRRIPAADRKTWKVTVEDSYETGGQNWSDHLVENFKKVYGYDPVPYIPVLQGTVVGSEDQSDRFLWDLRRFIADNVAYQYVAGLREISHEHGLTTWLENYGHWGFPGEFLQYGGQSDEVGGEFWSEGSLGNIENRAASSCAHIYGKNKVSAESFTCGGASYSRYPAMMKQRADRFFTEGINNTLMHVYIEQPYEDKFPGVNAPFGNEFNRHNTWFYDMDIFIKYIKRCNMMLQQGKYVADVAYFISEDAPKMTGTQDPELPLGYSFDYINGEVIKTRLAVKNGKLMLPDGLNYSILVLPKLETIRPELLLKISELVKQGAVVLGPKPMRSPSLQNYPAADNHVQKLADELWGNIDGKTVKVNKLGLGMVIDGMSLQEALNLVKVIPDIKTEKTDSVLFIHRRLQKGSVYFLSNQTNKSIAINPKFRIAGKRPELWDPATGKVRVLPAYTQNSSTTSVPLSLAPLESAFIVFTKPGKKGDTHRENYPDPIKAVTINTPWKVKYDSKMRGPVKPVVFNTLTDWSKNANDSIKYYSGSAWYHNTFSMQGTKKSTVVFLDLGMVKGIAKVKVNGVDMGGVWTAPYKVDITKALKNGINTVEIKVVNTWVNRLVGDSMLPVAERKTWTNYNTFTPQSSLEASGLLGPVQIETIKY